In Planococcus versutus, the DNA window GCAATATTGACAATTCTTCCAGAGCGTTGTTTCATCATTTGACGGGTAACAGCTTTTGTACAAATAAATACGCCTTTTAAGTTAATATTAATCACGTCATCCCATTCGTCGTCTTTCATGCGCATCATTAAGTTATCACGCGTAATTCCAGCATTGTTTACTAAAATATCTACAGAACCGAACGTCTTCATTGTTTCATCAATCATCGCTTTTACTGAATCTGCTTCTGATACATTGGCTTTAACCGCAATTGCTGTTCCGCCATTAGATTCGATATCTGCGACGACTGCTTCTGCTTTTTCTTGGCTGCCACTATAATTGACTACTACTTTTGCACCTTCTGCTGCAAATTTTCGGGCGATTTCTGCACCAATCCCACGAGACCCACCTGTAATAATTGCTGTTTTCCCTGCAAGTTTACTCATTTTCCCAACTCCTCTACCGCTTTTCCAAACGACTCTAAGTCATACACCGGAAAAGTTTTCACTGAGCGATCAATTTTTTTCACTAAGCCACTCAATACTTTTCCAGGACCAATTTCGACAAACACTGTTACACCAAGGTCAATCATTTCACGAACTGATTGCTCCCATAGAACTGGAGAGTACAATTGACGAACGAGGAGATCTTGAATTTGAGTTGCGTTTGTTTCTGCTTTTGCCGTGACGTTTGAAACGACTGGTACTTTCGCATCTAACAAGAAAGAAACACTCAGTTCTTTCGCTAAATCTTGGGATGCCGAACGCATCAATTCTGAGTGGAATGGTCCGCTGACATCAAGTGAAATGGCCCGTTTAGCTCCACGCTCTTTTGCTAGTAAACAAGCTTGTTCAACTCCTGCTTTTGTACCCGAAATAACAATTTGTCCTGGGCAATTCAAGTTAGCAAGTTGAACAACGCCTGTCGTGTCCGTCACTTCATTTGTTACTTTTTCAAGTTCTTCACTTTCCATACCAAGAATAGCAGCCATTGTCCCTTCTCCAGCTGGAAAAGCCGTATTCATAAACAATCCACGCTTATGTACAATATTAACTGCTTTTGGAAATTCTAACACATTCGAAGTTACGAGCGCGCTATATTCGCCAAGACTGTGGCCTGCTGTATAATCCGGACGAATACCAGCACGAATCAAACGTTCTGTAATCATTGAACTAACTGTTAATAAAGCGGGCTGCGCATGATACGTTAACGTCAGCTGTTCTTGTGGACCTTCTAGCATTAACTTGGATAAGTCTAGGTCGAGTGCTTGATCTGCACTTTCGAAAAATTTACGGCTCGTGTCGTCTTCTAAAAAGCTCTCGCCCATTCCG includes these proteins:
- the fabG gene encoding 3-oxoacyl-[acyl-carrier-protein] reductase, which codes for MSKLAGKTAIITGGSRGIGAEIARKFAAEGAKVVVNYSGSQEKAEAVVADIESNGGTAIAVKANVSEADSVKAMIDETMKTFGSVDILVNNAGITRDNLMMRMKDDEWDDVININLKGVFICTKAVTRQMMKQRSGRIVNIASIVGVMGNAGQANYVASKAGVIGLTKTTARELASRGITANAVAPGFITTDMTDQLNEDVQKTMMGQIPLGRFGAPEDVAKAALFLASDDASYMTGQTLHLDGGMVM
- the fabD gene encoding ACP S-malonyltransferase, whose amino-acid sequence is MKTKIAFIYPGQGSQTVGMGESFLEDDTSRKFFESADQALDLDLSKLMLEGPQEQLTLTYHAQPALLTVSSMITERLIRAGIRPDYTAGHSLGEYSALVTSNVLEFPKAVNIVHKRGLFMNTAFPAGEGTMAAILGMESEELEKVTNEVTDTTGVVQLANLNCPGQIVISGTKAGVEQACLLAKERGAKRAISLDVSGPFHSELMRSASQDLAKELSVSFLLDAKVPVVSNVTAKAETNATQIQDLLVRQLYSPVLWEQSVREMIDLGVTVFVEIGPGKVLSGLVKKIDRSVKTFPVYDLESFGKAVEELGK